Proteins from a genomic interval of Capsicum annuum cultivar UCD-10X-F1 chromosome 4, UCD10Xv1.1, whole genome shotgun sequence:
- the LOC107867302 gene encoding uncharacterized protein LOC107867302, whose product MLKQSSSRNLRIKGFKLKHVFQVFALFLICLWLIYQVKQSYSKSKVESLGEKSVKGQQDLQKVVKLGRKDLNPLLLDELAAEFQRPPDEDLEQEELDEVKNHENGGDDDSDGVGEHEQLEDIIDEDDKDATRRDAV is encoded by the coding sequence ATGTTGAAGCAATCATCAAGTAGGAATTTGAGGATAAAAGGGTTCAAATTAAAGCATGTTTTTCAAGTATTTGCACTGTTTCTGATCTGTTTATGGTTGATTTACCAAGTAAAACAATCTTACAGCAAGAGTAAAGTGGAGAGTTTGGGAGAAAAATCAGTGAAGGGACAACAAGATTTGCAAAAAGTTGTGAAGTTAGGGAGAAAAGATCTGAATCCCTTGTTGTTGGATGAGTTAGCTGCTGAGTTTCAAAGACCCCCTGATGAAGATCTTGAACAGGAAGAGTTGGATGAGGTGAAAAATCATGAGAATGGTGGAGATGATGATAGTGATGGAGTTGGAGAACATGAGCAATTGGAAGATATTatagatgaagatgataaagatGCAACAAGAAGAGATGCAGTTTGA